In Anseongella ginsenosidimutans, one genomic interval encodes:
- the fabG gene encoding 3-oxoacyl-[acyl-carrier-protein] reductase yields MKLLEGKTALITGASKGIGRKIAERFAEEGANVAFTYLSSVEKGQALEQELQSAGTKVKGYRSNAADHAAAEELVAAVVEDFGTLDIVVNNAGITRDGLLMRMNEEQWDEVLNSNLKSVFNLTKASSRPMMKQRSGVFINMSSVVGVKGNAGQSNYAASKAGIIGFSKSVAQELASRNIRTNVIAPGFIRTEMTDVLPENVTSEWIKNIPLKRMGETSDIANVALFLASDLSAYVNGQVISVCGGMTT; encoded by the coding sequence ATGAAATTACTGGAAGGAAAAACAGCGCTGATAACAGGCGCATCCAAGGGAATAGGCCGTAAAATTGCCGAACGCTTTGCCGAAGAAGGGGCAAACGTGGCGTTTACCTATTTGTCCTCCGTTGAAAAGGGACAGGCTCTGGAGCAGGAGCTGCAAAGCGCCGGTACAAAGGTAAAGGGGTACCGCTCCAACGCGGCCGACCATGCTGCCGCCGAAGAGCTGGTAGCGGCTGTTGTGGAAGATTTCGGTACGCTTGATATTGTGGTCAACAACGCCGGGATCACCCGGGACGGATTGCTGATGCGCATGAACGAAGAACAATGGGATGAGGTGCTGAACAGTAACCTGAAATCTGTTTTTAACCTTACCAAGGCGTCTTCCCGCCCCATGATGAAGCAAAGAAGCGGTGTGTTTATCAATATGAGTTCGGTGGTGGGTGTGAAAGGGAATGCAGGACAGTCCAATTACGCCGCTTCCAAAGCGGGAATTATTGGCTTTTCCAAGTCGGTAGCCCAGGAACTGGCCTCCCGGAATATCCGGACCAATGTCATAGCACCCGGTTTTATCCGGACGGAAATGACGGATGTACTTCCGGAGAATGTAACTTCCGAATGGATCAAGAACATTCCCCTGAAGCGCATGGGCGAAACCTCGGATATCGCTAACGTGGCCCTGTTCCTTGCGTCGGACCTGAGCGCCTATGTGAACGGCCAGGTTATTTCCGTTTGCGGCGGAATGACCACGTAG
- the sucD gene encoding succinate--CoA ligase subunit alpha, whose amino-acid sequence MSILVNKDSKVIVQGFTGSEGSFHASQMIEYGTQVVGGVTPGKGGSHHLELPVFNTMAEAVKETGANVSIIFVPPAFAADAIMEAAGEGIELIVAITEGIPTRDMIRVKSYLSDKNARLIGPNCPGVITPGEAKVGIMPGFVFKSGNIGIVSKSGTLTYEAADQVVKAGLGISTAVGIGGDPIIGTTTKEAVELLMNDPGTDGIVMIGEIGGGMEAEAARWVKENASKPVVGFIAGQTAPAGRRMGHAGAIVGGAEDTAAAKMKIMAECGITVVESPAQIGKAIAEALGKVGV is encoded by the coding sequence ATGAGCATTTTAGTCAATAAGGATTCAAAAGTAATTGTACAGGGATTTACCGGCAGCGAAGGTTCCTTCCATGCTTCCCAGATGATTGAATACGGTACGCAGGTAGTGGGTGGGGTGACTCCCGGCAAGGGTGGCAGCCATCACCTGGAACTGCCCGTTTTCAATACGATGGCTGAAGCAGTAAAGGAAACCGGGGCCAATGTGTCCATCATCTTCGTTCCTCCCGCTTTCGCCGCAGACGCTATTATGGAAGCGGCGGGGGAAGGAATTGAGCTGATTGTGGCCATCACCGAAGGTATTCCCACCCGGGATATGATCCGGGTAAAATCCTATTTATCTGACAAAAATGCGAGGCTTATCGGCCCCAACTGTCCTGGTGTTATTACCCCGGGAGAAGCGAAAGTAGGTATTATGCCGGGTTTCGTATTCAAATCCGGCAATATCGGTATTGTATCCAAGTCGGGAACGCTCACCTATGAAGCGGCCGACCAGGTAGTGAAAGCCGGCCTGGGTATCTCCACCGCGGTGGGGATCGGAGGTGATCCTATTATCGGCACCACCACGAAGGAAGCCGTGGAACTGCTCATGAACGACCCGGGAACTGACGGTATTGTGATGATCGGCGAAATAGGCGGCGGGATGGAAGCAGAAGCCGCGCGGTGGGTAAAAGAAAATGCCAGCAAACCGGTGGTAGGCTTTATTGCAGGGCAGACCGCTCCTGCCGGCCGGCGCATGGGCCATGCCGGGGCCATCGTGGGCGGGGCGGAAGATACTGCCGCCGCCAAAATGAAGATCATGGCTGAATGCGGAATAACCGTAGTAGAATCTCCTGCACAAATCGGTAAAGCAATAGCGGAAGCGCTGGGAAAGGTAGGGGTGTAA
- the holA gene encoding DNA polymerase III subunit delta, which translates to MSYAELLKDLKARKFAPLYLLQGEESYYIDLVSDYMEKHILSDAEKGFNQTVFYGKDTDMLQIVSAAKRYPMMSDHQLILVKEAQTIKKWDELIAYAENPLRSTLLVFCHKYGALDKRLKVSKAIIKHGVVLESKKLYDDKVPAWVNDYLSDRGYRTDPKTCALISEYLGNNLEKIANELDKLLLNYPPGTPIGMKEVAGNIGISKDFNVFELTAALGKRDAFKANRIINYFAANPKDHPHVVVMGALAGYFTKILIYHSLKDRSRQHVASALKVNPFFVGEYQQAASNYPPPKVWEIISLLRSYDMRLKGVNNTGNTGQEELMKELVFRVLN; encoded by the coding sequence ATGAGTTACGCGGAACTGTTAAAGGACCTGAAAGCAAGAAAATTCGCCCCTCTTTACCTGCTGCAGGGGGAGGAAAGCTACTATATAGACCTCGTAAGCGATTACATGGAGAAGCATATTCTCAGCGATGCGGAGAAAGGCTTTAACCAAACGGTATTCTATGGGAAGGATACCGACATGCTCCAGATTGTAAGCGCGGCAAAGCGGTACCCGATGATGTCGGATCACCAGTTAATTTTGGTGAAAGAAGCCCAGACCATTAAAAAATGGGATGAGCTGATCGCTTACGCTGAGAATCCGCTTCGCTCGACACTCCTGGTTTTCTGTCATAAATACGGCGCGCTTGATAAGCGGCTGAAAGTAAGCAAGGCGATAATCAAGCACGGCGTGGTCCTGGAAAGTAAAAAGCTGTACGATGATAAGGTTCCCGCCTGGGTAAATGACTATCTGAGCGACAGGGGATACCGGACGGATCCGAAAACATGCGCCCTTATTTCAGAATACCTGGGAAACAACCTGGAGAAAATCGCCAATGAACTGGATAAGCTGTTGTTGAACTATCCGCCGGGGACGCCGATAGGGATGAAGGAGGTAGCGGGGAATATTGGCATCAGCAAGGACTTCAACGTGTTTGAATTAACCGCTGCGCTTGGTAAAAGAGACGCTTTCAAGGCCAACCGCATCATTAATTATTTTGCGGCCAACCCCAAAGATCACCCGCATGTGGTGGTCATGGGCGCCCTGGCTGGCTATTTTACGAAGATCCTGATCTACCACTCCCTGAAGGACCGTTCGAGACAGCACGTTGCATCCGCCCTTAAAGTGAACCCTTTTTTCGTGGGGGAGTACCAGCAGGCGGCGTCCAATTATCCCCCTCCGAAAGTATGGGAAATAATCTCCCTGCTGCGCAGCTACGATATGCGCCTGAAAGGTGTGAACAACACGGGCAATACCGGTCAGGAAGAGCTGATGAAGGAGCTGGTGTTCCGCGTACTCAATTAA
- a CDS encoding type I restriction enzyme HsdR N-terminal domain-containing protein, producing the protein MSQRPENILVPLNFPPYPFRLQEREEKLYIFDELRKKHLLCTPEEWVRQHLIRYMIKQKQYPRGLVQIEGGLSVNERKRRCDVLFFGSRGQEYLLAECKSPAVKISDKVFAQAALYNTKHKAKYLLVTNGLHHFCCEMDYEGHSYRFMEQIPAFTP; encoded by the coding sequence ATGTCCCAAAGGCCTGAGAACATACTGGTGCCACTTAATTTTCCTCCCTACCCTTTTCGTTTGCAGGAGCGGGAAGAAAAACTGTATATTTTTGACGAACTGCGGAAAAAACATCTCCTCTGCACGCCCGAGGAATGGGTACGTCAGCATCTCATCCGGTACATGATAAAACAAAAACAGTATCCGCGGGGCCTTGTACAGATCGAAGGCGGCTTATCGGTAAACGAACGAAAGCGGCGCTGCGACGTGCTTTTTTTCGGCTCCCGGGGGCAGGAATACCTGCTGGCCGAATGTAAGTCACCGGCGGTGAAGATAAGCGATAAGGTTTTCGCCCAGGCGGCCCTTTACAACACGAAACATAAAGCAAAATACCTGCTGGTTACCAATGGCCTGCACCATTTCTGCTGCGAAATGGATTATGAGGGCCATTCCTATCGTTTCATGGAACAAATTCCCGCTTTTACGCCCTGA
- a CDS encoding glycoside hydrolase family 5 protein: MGKINRRNFIKSSGSLVSGAVVSGALVSSAALTGRAQAPSSGRNAGVNLRGPANFPNPETASAAAGQHFVRVKNKLPKWRGFNLLDLFSPDPSQSRPATTEEQFKWMSGWGFDFVRIPMAYPAYLDFDRSRAILPDEVYNINEEALEKVDNLVALAHKYGMHASLNLHRAPGYCINAGFREPYYLWTDQEALDAFCFHWEMWARRYRDIPAGKISFDLVNEPSMIGNMNDQHSSKGPVPGHLYRKVAKAASEAIRGVSPRRLIIADGNNVGSEVIPEITDLDIGQSCRGYTPGIISHYKAPWANKDPENLPEPKWPGQVGDRYLSRELLEEAYKPWIALLESGTGVHCGECGCWNKTPHDVFLAWFNDVLDILSSNGIGYSIWEFSGDFGVLNSGRKDVEYENWYGQQLDRKMLNLLMKY; encoded by the coding sequence ATGGGCAAAATAAACCGCAGGAACTTTATCAAATCGTCGGGCTCCCTTGTTTCAGGAGCCGTTGTTTCCGGCGCACTTGTTTCGAGCGCCGCCCTGACTGGCCGCGCGCAGGCGCCTTCCTCCGGGAGAAACGCTGGCGTAAACCTGCGGGGGCCGGCGAATTTTCCAAATCCTGAAACCGCTTCAGCCGCAGCAGGGCAGCATTTTGTCCGGGTCAAAAATAAACTGCCGAAATGGCGCGGTTTTAACCTGCTTGACCTGTTTTCCCCCGATCCTTCCCAGTCCAGGCCGGCTACTACCGAAGAACAGTTCAAATGGATGTCAGGCTGGGGATTCGACTTCGTAAGAATTCCGATGGCTTATCCTGCTTATCTTGATTTTGACAGAAGCCGGGCTATCCTGCCTGACGAGGTATATAATATAAATGAAGAAGCCCTTGAAAAGGTAGACAATCTGGTGGCCCTGGCGCATAAATACGGCATGCATGCAAGCCTGAACCTGCACCGCGCCCCCGGTTATTGCATTAATGCCGGATTCCGCGAGCCGTATTATCTCTGGACAGACCAGGAAGCCCTGGACGCATTCTGTTTCCATTGGGAAATGTGGGCCCGGCGCTACCGGGATATTCCGGCAGGCAAGATCAGCTTTGACCTGGTAAACGAGCCCAGCATGATCGGGAATATGAATGATCAGCATTCTTCCAAAGGGCCGGTTCCCGGGCACCTGTACAGGAAAGTCGCAAAAGCGGCTTCCGAAGCTATCCGGGGAGTAAGCCCCCGCCGGCTGATCATCGCAGACGGCAATAATGTAGGATCGGAAGTGATCCCGGAGATCACCGACCTGGATATCGGGCAGAGCTGCCGGGGATACACTCCCGGCATTATTTCCCATTATAAAGCCCCCTGGGCAAATAAAGACCCGGAAAACCTGCCGGAGCCGAAATGGCCGGGCCAGGTAGGGGACCGCTATTTAAGCCGGGAATTACTGGAAGAAGCCTATAAACCCTGGATCGCCTTACTTGAAAGCGGCACGGGTGTTCATTGCGGGGAATGCGGCTGCTGGAATAAAACACCCCATGATGTATTCCTGGCCTGGTTCAACGATGTACTGGACATCCTGAGCAGCAACGGCATAGGATATTCCATCTGGGAATTTTCCGGGGATTTCGGCGTACTGAATTCCGGAAGGAAAGACGTGGAATACGAAAACTGGTACGGGCAGCAGCTCGACCGGAAAATGCTTAACCTGCTAATGAAATATTAG
- a CDS encoding CHAT domain-containing protein, whose translation MKSLAVVFWLLLFFVIPDHSPGMTGGISASAGQDTLDKELIRLLQSRLKNTGTAILSYALEAGELQVQVITGENVHTLYQPAGSIFFSRLLALKNSLQAKTGFDRKLAHQLYRKLIGPVKPYLKGKAHLVIIPCKNTGLIPFEALVPDTASGRYLLHDFAISYSYSLTALTGPGSRPSDYDRQKVLAVAPFNIPATQKEIMNIKADHVLGRAASLERFLEKARNYSIIHLATYAAIKDPPHSFIDFNPGKAGNVSAPEASPSGSRLFTRDIPGMDLKKVSLIVLSPCQPAQWNTNVSGLYTMAEAFARAGCPNFITSLWETEEETTHKISMKLHQYIHKGYGYAQALQKARIDYLENPVIDEKLKSPGYWAGFVLLGEINTVPQSHKIFYYFALLLTVLIVVCILRRRNHC comes from the coding sequence ATGAAATCGCTTGCCGTCGTTTTCTGGCTTTTACTCTTTTTTGTCATTCCTGATCATTCCCCGGGAATGACCGGGGGCATTTCAGCATCCGCGGGCCAGGATACCCTGGACAAGGAACTTATAAGGTTGCTTCAGTCCAGGTTAAAAAATACAGGAACCGCCATATTGTCCTACGCCTTGGAAGCAGGCGAGCTGCAGGTACAGGTAATAACCGGAGAAAACGTTCATACGCTTTACCAGCCTGCGGGCAGTATCTTTTTCAGCAGGCTGCTTGCCTTGAAAAACAGCCTCCAGGCAAAAACAGGGTTTGACCGAAAGCTTGCCCACCAGCTCTACAGAAAGCTGATAGGGCCTGTAAAACCTTATCTTAAGGGGAAAGCCCACCTGGTGATTATTCCCTGCAAAAATACCGGCCTTATTCCTTTTGAAGCACTCGTTCCGGATACCGCTTCCGGCCGGTACTTGCTGCATGATTTTGCGATCAGTTATTCCTATAGCCTCACCGCCCTTACCGGCCCCGGCTCCCGCCCCTCGGATTATGACCGCCAGAAAGTACTTGCGGTGGCTCCGTTCAATATCCCGGCGACGCAAAAAGAGATCATGAATATAAAGGCCGACCATGTACTGGGCCGGGCGGCCAGCCTGGAACGGTTCCTTGAAAAGGCCCGCAATTATTCCATTATTCACCTGGCCACCTATGCTGCAATTAAGGATCCTCCTCATTCCTTCATTGACTTCAACCCGGGAAAAGCCGGCAATGTCAGCGCCCCTGAGGCAAGTCCTTCAGGGTCCAGGCTGTTTACCCGGGATATTCCCGGAATGGACCTGAAGAAGGTCAGCCTGATAGTACTCAGTCCCTGCCAGCCGGCTCAGTGGAATACAAACGTTTCCGGTTTGTACACGATGGCCGAGGCATTTGCCCGGGCTGGCTGCCCGAACTTTATTACTTCCCTTTGGGAAACCGAAGAAGAAACTACGCATAAAATATCCATGAAGCTGCATCAATATATTCACAAGGGATATGGATATGCACAAGCGCTGCAAAAGGCCCGGATCGATTACCTGGAGAACCCGGTGATCGATGAAAAACTGAAGTCGCCCGGGTACTGGGCCGGCTTTGTCCTGCTTGGAGAAATAAATACGGTGCCCCAAAGTCACAAAATCTTTTATTATTTTGCCCTGCTTTTGACCGTGCTGATAGTTGTTTGTATTTTGCGAAGAAGAAATCATTGTTAA
- a CDS encoding ABC transporter ATP-binding protein yields the protein MLTVRNILKQYANHVALDHVSMEVEKGSIFGLLGPNGAGKTSLIRIINQITAPDEGEVFLNGERLRPEHIPLIGYLPEERGLYKKMEVGEHVLYLARLKGLNRSQAAERVKYWFQKMGIESWWKKKVEELSKGMQQKVQFIATVLHEPQLLILDEPFTGFDPVNADLIKQEILNLNKKGTTIIFSTHRMESVEEMCDSIVLINKAKKILEGKLSAIKSQYRSNTYQVRYEGALGEALSFQPGKFSLLSQEENPTGGGNLKVRLLDGTSSNELLGTLIPLVHVQEMREVVPGIHDIFVKSVKEA from the coding sequence ATGCTCACCGTCCGAAACATTCTGAAACAATATGCCAATCATGTTGCTCTTGACCACGTCAGCATGGAAGTGGAAAAAGGAAGTATTTTTGGCCTGCTCGGCCCAAACGGAGCAGGAAAAACATCCCTTATCAGGATCATTAACCAGATTACCGCTCCCGATGAGGGCGAGGTATTTCTCAACGGGGAAAGGCTGCGGCCGGAGCATATACCGCTGATAGGTTATCTTCCGGAAGAAAGGGGCCTCTATAAGAAAATGGAGGTGGGCGAACATGTGCTTTACCTGGCCCGGCTGAAAGGCCTGAACAGGAGCCAGGCCGCGGAGCGCGTAAAATACTGGTTTCAAAAAATGGGAATCGAAAGCTGGTGGAAAAAAAAGGTGGAAGAACTTTCGAAGGGCATGCAGCAAAAGGTTCAGTTCATCGCAACCGTACTTCACGAGCCCCAGCTGCTTATTCTTGACGAACCTTTTACGGGTTTTGACCCGGTAAACGCCGATTTGATCAAACAGGAAATCCTGAACCTGAATAAAAAAGGAACCACGATCATTTTCTCCACCCACCGTATGGAAAGCGTAGAGGAAATGTGCGACAGCATCGTACTTATTAACAAAGCCAAAAAGATCCTGGAAGGGAAACTTTCAGCTATTAAATCACAATACCGCAGCAATACTTATCAAGTGCGTTATGAAGGAGCGCTGGGAGAAGCACTGTCATTCCAACCGGGAAAGTTCAGCCTTCTGTCTCAGGAAGAAAACCCAACCGGCGGTGGAAACCTGAAGGTCCGGCTATTGGACGGGACCAGTTCCAATGAATTACTGGGAACCCTTATCCCCCTGGTGCATGTGCAGGAAATGCGGGAAGTAGTACCCGGCATCCACGATATATTTGTAAAAAGCGTAAAAGAAGCCTGA
- a CDS encoding ABC transporter permease, translating into MNKTLLIISREYLTRVRKKSFIVLTILVPLLIVGMYAAIFMFAIAGNKELKHVTVLDESKVFKDNFRDTENIRFSYSGNSMEQEKERILNQDDSFLLHIPPFEKLPRDVEILSSKQAGMDLIETIDRQMERVLRDKKLTEAGIDTSVLNHLKVDISLGTTRLTEQGEAKTSAGASYGVALAACILIYLFIFLYGVQVMRGVIEEKTSRIVEVIISSVKPYQLMLGKILGIALVGLTQFLLWIILSLAATGVVKTVLADDIRLSSKQQMQVMEQAGGAAAADTANPALEVLQAIGTLNLPLILSCFVFYFLGGYLLYSALFAAVGSAVDNETETQQFMFPVTLPLLFAYLSSFGLITNPDSTLLFWLSMIPFTAPVSMMVRLPFGVPAWQIGLSMALLVGGFIFTVWLAGRIYRTGILMYGKKVTFRELGKWLFYKN; encoded by the coding sequence ATGAACAAGACATTGCTTATCATTTCCAGGGAATACCTGACAAGAGTCCGGAAAAAGTCCTTTATCGTTCTCACTATTCTTGTCCCGCTGCTCATTGTGGGGATGTATGCCGCCATTTTCATGTTTGCCATTGCAGGTAACAAGGAATTGAAACATGTCACGGTGCTGGATGAAAGCAAGGTGTTTAAGGACAATTTCAGGGATACCGAAAATATCCGCTTCTCTTATTCAGGGAACAGCATGGAACAAGAGAAGGAACGCATTCTTAACCAGGATGATTCCTTCCTCCTTCATATTCCGCCCTTTGAGAAACTGCCCCGTGACGTGGAGATCCTTTCTTCGAAACAAGCCGGAATGGACCTGATTGAAACCATTGACCGTCAAATGGAAAGGGTATTAAGGGACAAGAAACTGACCGAAGCCGGCATTGACACGTCCGTACTTAATCATCTGAAAGTGGATATTTCGCTGGGAACTACCCGCCTCACCGAACAAGGAGAAGCGAAAACCAGCGCGGGCGCTTCCTATGGAGTAGCGCTGGCTGCCTGTATCCTCATCTATCTTTTTATTTTTTTATATGGCGTCCAGGTGATGCGCGGAGTCATCGAAGAAAAGACGAGCCGCATCGTAGAAGTCATTATCTCTTCTGTTAAGCCCTACCAGCTGATGCTTGGAAAAATACTGGGCATTGCCCTGGTTGGGCTTACTCAATTCCTGCTTTGGATCATCCTTAGCCTGGCGGCAACCGGGGTGGTAAAAACAGTCCTCGCCGATGACATCCGGCTTTCTTCCAAACAGCAAATGCAGGTTATGGAACAGGCGGGAGGCGCAGCCGCCGCGGATACAGCAAATCCCGCCCTGGAAGTGCTGCAGGCAATAGGAACACTCAATCTTCCGCTTATCCTTAGCTGTTTTGTGTTTTACTTTTTGGGCGGCTACCTGCTTTACAGCGCTCTTTTTGCCGCTGTAGGATCCGCCGTAGACAATGAAACGGAAACGCAGCAATTCATGTTCCCGGTTACACTGCCGCTTCTTTTTGCTTATCTATCTTCCTTCGGGCTCATTACCAACCCCGACAGCACGCTGCTCTTCTGGTTATCCATGATCCCCTTTACGGCCCCCGTTTCCATGATGGTGAGGCTTCCCTTTGGAGTACCCGCCTGGCAAATAGGTCTTTCTATGGCTCTGCTGGTCGGCGGCTTTATCTTTACTGTTTGGCTAGCCGGCCGGATCTATCGTACCGGCATCCTGATGTACGGCAAAAAAGTCACGTTCAGGGAATTAGGGAAATGGCTGTTTTACAAGAATTAA
- a CDS encoding response regulator, translated as MNANQGVDPERSKMNFIVIDDSKVDCFIAEKVIQNSGWCSSCHTFQLATQALEYIRENGSSSRSTIIFVDEHMPLMSGLDFVNAFGVLNIPAKDNYHIFLLSSSLYEGSQELYKHNLIKKFIKKPLITKTIHDLFHFDLKFLSHE; from the coding sequence ATGAATGCAAACCAAGGGGTAGATCCTGAAAGGTCTAAAATGAATTTTATTGTCATAGATGATAGCAAAGTAGATTGTTTCATAGCTGAAAAAGTGATCCAGAATTCGGGATGGTGCAGCAGCTGCCATACCTTTCAGCTGGCTACCCAGGCGCTGGAATATATCCGGGAAAACGGATCTTCTTCCCGTTCCACTATTATTTTTGTGGATGAGCATATGCCGCTGATGAGCGGGCTTGATTTTGTTAATGCCTTTGGCGTGTTGAATATCCCCGCAAAAGATAACTACCATATTTTTCTGCTGTCTTCTTCTCTTTATGAAGGCAGCCAGGAGCTTTATAAACATAACTTAATTAAAAAATTCATAAAAAAACCACTTATTACCAAAACTATTCATGATCTGTTCCATTTTGATTTAAAGTTCCTTTCCCATGAATAA
- a CDS encoding response regulator, with the protein MDTGKADFIVIDDNKVDCFIAEKVIENSGKGESCRVFYQATQALEYIKEQHSSPGATIVFVDIQMPVMNGFQFVDYFERLPLPKQHCFYIYALSSSINQGDIERIKAFRSVKGFLNKPLTVEMINNVVKAAFL; encoded by the coding sequence ATGGATACAGGAAAGGCGGACTTTATTGTTATTGATGACAATAAAGTAGATTGTTTTATTGCGGAGAAAGTAATTGAAAATTCGGGGAAGGGGGAGAGTTGCAGGGTATTCTACCAAGCCACCCAGGCCTTGGAATACATAAAGGAACAGCATTCCTCGCCGGGCGCTACGATCGTATTCGTAGATATCCAGATGCCGGTCATGAACGGATTTCAATTTGTCGATTATTTCGAACGCCTGCCCTTACCCAAACAACATTGCTTTTATATCTACGCCTTGTCATCTTCGATCAATCAAGGTGATATTGAAAGAATAAAAGCATTCAGATCCGTGAAAGGATTCCTTAATAAGCCCTTGACGGTTGAAATGATAAATAATGTAGTGAAAGCCGCCTTTCTATGA
- a CDS encoding Rv1355c family protein, whose product MNIAVHKKKTGTLSNIYRPDFFRLQKPADKERFTALIDSGPLFLHDEIFGQLGELLKCRHPSRQLSREESEALIAEHTGPCLDEYGVWVYYPWNARLVHLLDKEEFAEVRTSRNKYKITSEEQALLSSKKVGVIGLSVGQSVAVTMAMERSFGEIRLADFDILELTNLNRIRTGLSNLGLKKVIAVAREIAEIDPFLRVTIFDEGLTEENMDTFFTGGGVLDAVIDECDGIDIKIACRQKARELGVPVLMEASDKCTIDVERFDLEPSRSLLHGYIDHLDISRLKHLKTNEEKIPYLAPMVGIDTMSARLKASALEVGHSITTWPQLASAVVMGGGALGDIWRRIALDQFRESGRYFIDMEELTGNKTVQGSLTGEKEILPAPLTVSGMAAGLDRYLSERREATFAPPEHIIRELVRAAGMAPSGGNSQPWKWVYKKGTLFLFLDKQEAYSYMNFRDTASYIALGAAIENLVLKAEQYGLRIKGDYFPLPDNDSLTSAFSFHESSSAGEGVEPVVEGAWRILLKKGIPTASSRPGNYFRRQYWMN is encoded by the coding sequence ATGAACATAGCTGTACACAAGAAAAAAACAGGAACGCTTAGCAATATTTACAGGCCGGACTTCTTCCGGCTGCAGAAGCCCGCGGACAAAGAACGGTTTACCGCGCTGATAGATTCCGGGCCATTATTTCTTCATGACGAGATCTTCGGTCAGCTCGGGGAGCTGCTAAAATGCCGCCATCCATCCAGGCAACTCAGCAGGGAGGAGAGCGAAGCGCTGATTGCGGAACATACCGGGCCCTGCCTTGACGAATACGGCGTGTGGGTATATTATCCCTGGAATGCACGGCTGGTTCACCTGCTGGATAAAGAAGAATTTGCCGAAGTCAGGACTTCCCGGAACAAGTACAAGATCACGAGCGAAGAGCAGGCCCTTCTTTCTTCAAAAAAAGTAGGGGTTATCGGTTTATCGGTGGGGCAATCGGTTGCCGTCACAATGGCGATGGAACGCTCTTTCGGGGAGATCCGGCTGGCCGATTTTGATATCCTCGAACTCACTAATTTAAACCGCATCCGAACCGGGCTTTCTAACCTGGGATTAAAAAAAGTGATCGCGGTAGCCCGGGAAATTGCTGAAATTGACCCCTTTCTCCGGGTAACTATTTTTGACGAAGGCCTCACGGAGGAGAATATGGACACTTTTTTTACCGGGGGCGGAGTACTGGACGCGGTAATTGACGAGTGCGATGGCATAGACATCAAAATCGCCTGCCGGCAGAAAGCCCGGGAACTGGGGGTACCGGTATTGATGGAAGCCAGCGACAAATGTACGATCGATGTGGAACGCTTTGACCTGGAGCCCTCCCGCTCCCTCCTGCACGGTTATATCGATCACCTGGACATCTCCCGGTTGAAACACCTGAAAACCAACGAGGAAAAAATCCCTTACCTGGCTCCGATGGTTGGCATAGATACGATGTCCGCACGGCTGAAAGCTTCCGCGCTGGAAGTGGGGCATTCCATTACTACCTGGCCTCAGCTTGCCTCCGCAGTAGTGATGGGAGGCGGCGCCCTTGGCGACATCTGGCGGCGCATTGCCCTTGATCAGTTCCGCGAATCGGGACGCTACTTCATTGATATGGAAGAGCTGACGGGCAATAAAACCGTGCAGGGATCATTAACCGGAGAGAAGGAAATCCTCCCCGCTCCTCTTACAGTTTCCGGGATGGCCGCCGGACTGGACCGGTACCTTTCGGAACGCAGAGAAGCGACGTTTGCGCCACCTGAACACATTATCAGGGAACTGGTAAGGGCAGCCGGCATGGCTCCTTCCGGGGGAAACAGCCAACCCTGGAAGTGGGTTTACAAAAAGGGTACCTTGTTTCTTTTTCTGGACAAGCAGGAAGCTTATTCTTATATGAATTTCCGGGACACAGCCTCCTACATCGCCCTGGGAGCGGCCATAGAGAACCTGGTATTAAAGGCGGAGCAGTACGGGCTGCGAATAAAGGGCGATTATTTCCCCCTGCCTGACAACGATAGCCTGACGAGCGCTTTTAGTTTCCATGAAAGCAGTTCCGCCGGTGAAGGCGTGGAACCCGTAGTGGAGGGGGCCTGGCGGATTTTATTGAAAAAAGGCATACCAACCGCAAGTTCCCGCCCAGGGAATTACTTCCGCCGGCAATATTGGATGAATTAA